The following are encoded in a window of Ignavibacteriales bacterium genomic DNA:
- a CDS encoding YbaB/EbfC family nucleoid-associated protein: MKLNMQDMLKQVQKMQSDMAKVQAELENKTVTEESGGGMVKATANGKKEIISIVIDEEIAKSGDKEMLEDLVVAAVNKALQSAGKMAEEEMGVITKGMMPPGMNIPGF; the protein is encoded by the coding sequence ATGAAGTTGAATATGCAGGATATGCTAAAACAAGTACAGAAGATGCAATCTGACATGGCAAAAGTTCAAGCAGAATTGGAAAATAAAACTGTTACTGAAGAGAGCGGCGGCGGAATGGTTAAAGCAACAGCAAATGGTAAAAAGGAAATCATTTCGATTGTTATAGATGAAGAAATTGCAAAAAGTGGTGATAAAGAAATGCTGGAAGATCTTGTTGTTGCCGCTGTAAATAAAGCTCTACAATCAGCCGGAAAAATGGCTGAAGAAGAGATGGGTGTTATAACAAAAGGAATGATGCCTCCGGGCATGAATATACCGGGATTTTAA
- the recR gene encoding recombination mediator RecR, with the protein MLIAEPLQKAIDELSKLPSIGRKTAQRLAIHILKNDQQNVDALVRSLIDLKEKIRFCDECFNISEEEKCDVCKSAKRDRSIICVVEDASDVIAIEKTNEYNGLYHVLGGVLNPLAGITVDLLKIKELLTRLKNDNVKEIILAMNPDSEGDTTSLYLMKILKDLPIKVSRIARGLPIGGDFEFADSATIGRAFIGRISL; encoded by the coding sequence ATGTTAATAGCCGAGCCGTTACAAAAAGCAATTGATGAATTAAGTAAGCTGCCATCCATAGGCCGAAAAACTGCACAGCGATTGGCAATTCATATTCTGAAAAATGATCAGCAAAATGTTGATGCATTAGTTAGGTCGTTGATAGATTTAAAAGAGAAAATTCGATTTTGCGATGAATGTTTTAATATATCTGAAGAAGAAAAATGTGATGTTTGCAAAAGTGCAAAACGTGATCGCTCAATTATTTGTGTTGTGGAAGATGCAAGCGATGTCATTGCAATTGAAAAGACAAATGAATACAATGGACTTTACCACGTACTGGGTGGTGTATTAAATCCGTTAGCAGGAATAACTGTTGATTTACTAAAAATTAAAGAACTTCTCACACGACTTAAGAACGATAATGTAAAAGAGATTATTCTTGCCATGAATCCCGATTCGGAAGGTGATACTACATCATTATATCTTATGAAAATTTTGAAAGATCTACCTATTAAAGTTTCTAGAATTGCAAGAGGACTTCCAATCGGTGGCGATTTTGAATTTGCAGATTCGGCAACAATAGGGCGTGCATTTATAGGAAGAATTTCTCTTTAA
- a CDS encoding class I SAM-dependent methyltransferase, whose protein sequence is MENWFKDWFSSEEYLSVYQHRDDEDATKLLELILKQTNLTRQNSILDAACGAGRHSIYLASKGFNVFGFDLSKTLLSKAKENAKKRSVENNFVCADLRNIYFRKKFDLIINLFTSFGYFENDEENFKFINTAYSLLNENGFYVLDFFNKNYLLANLIAENKKLIDGKIIIEKREIVNNRIIKEIQIKNGLEEKRFIESVRLYSKTEIENEFKKIGFIPVSVFGDYDGTKYDEQYSSRLILFFKK, encoded by the coding sequence ATGGAAAACTGGTTTAAAGATTGGTTCAGTTCTGAAGAGTATTTAAGTGTTTATCAACACCGCGATGATGAAGATGCAACTAAGCTACTGGAATTAATTCTTAAACAAACAAATCTAACTCGACAAAATTCTATCCTTGATGCAGCATGCGGTGCAGGCAGGCATTCAATATATTTGGCATCGAAGGGATTTAATGTTTTTGGTTTCGATCTGAGTAAAACCCTTCTTTCCAAAGCCAAAGAGAATGCTAAAAAGAGATCAGTAGAAAATAATTTTGTATGTGCCGATCTAAGAAATATTTATTTTAGGAAAAAATTTGATTTGATTATTAATCTATTTACAAGTTTCGGCTATTTTGAAAATGATGAAGAAAATTTCAAGTTTATTAATACTGCATACAGTTTATTAAATGAAAACGGTTTTTATGTTTTAGATTTTTTTAACAAAAATTATCTTTTGGCAAATTTAATTGCAGAAAATAAAAAATTAATTGACGGTAAAATAATTATCGAAAAAAGGGAAATTGTTAATAATCGAATTATAAAAGAAATCCAAATTAAAAATGGTCTTGAAGAAAAACGTTTTATTGAATCGGTACGGTTATATTCAAAAACTGAAATTGAAAATGAATTTAAGAAAATTGGTTTTATACCGGTATCTGTATTCGGTGACTATGATGGGACCAAATATGATGAACAATACTCTTCCCGATTAATATTATTTTTCAAAAAATGA
- a CDS encoding permease-like cell division protein FtsX, protein MIIFYFQEAFRIFRKSSLATAITITITTIAVILSTISIFLVFSANTFSDQIKRSIEVNVYLDDDLTQNGIDELKIEIQKITLVLSVEFVNKDQAVKNFVKETGQDFRSVIDENPLPNSFIVKFKPQPLDETSIERLTDLIRRMKGVTDVIYDYKTVLRILNLLKSFEYVIYFLSITLILLATYLVYSNNKIQMYGNRNHYLTMKLVGAKISTMKIPLILNGIIIGIISSLICVILFNVISVLLTKALINFNFTNPIKLMDLFILLIGVVLGLVGSFISSLKISQLLEEK, encoded by the coding sequence ATGATAATATTTTATTTTCAAGAAGCATTTAGAATATTTAGAAAATCATCACTTGCTACTGCAATTACAATAACTATAACTACTATTGCAGTAATCTTGAGTACTATCTCAATTTTTCTTGTATTCAGTGCAAATACATTTTCAGATCAAATAAAACGTTCCATTGAGGTTAACGTTTATTTAGATGATGATTTAACACAAAACGGTATAGATGAATTAAAAATTGAAATTCAAAAAATTACGTTGGTCCTTTCTGTTGAGTTTGTAAATAAAGATCAAGCTGTTAAAAATTTTGTAAAAGAAACCGGACAGGATTTTAGATCTGTTATTGATGAGAATCCTTTACCTAATTCTTTTATTGTTAAATTCAAACCACAGCCGTTGGATGAAACAAGTATTGAGCGATTAACCGATCTGATTAGAAGAATGAAAGGGGTCACCGATGTTATTTATGATTACAAAACAGTTTTGCGGATTTTAAACCTGTTAAAATCATTCGAGTACGTTATTTACTTCCTATCAATCACTTTAATACTCTTAGCAACTTATCTTGTCTATAGTAATAATAAAATACAGATGTATGGTAATAGAAATCATTATCTGACTATGAAATTAGTTGGCGCCAAAATTAGTACGATGAAAATTCCTCTGATATTGAATGGAATAATTATTGGGATTATATCATCTCTAATTTGTGTGATCTTATTCAATGTAATATCGGTTTTATTGACTAAAGCTCTGATTAATTTTAATTTCACTAATCCTATTAAGCTAATGGATTTATTTATTCTGTTGATCGGGGTCGTATTAGGTCTTGTTGGTAGTTTTATTTCTTCCTTAAAAATTTCTCAATTACTAGAAGAGAAATAA
- a CDS encoding SDR family oxidoreductase, translating to MKKKVAVVTGGVGFLGSHLCDRLILEGMRVICLDNLLTGRLKNIEHLISNKNFQFIKLDVTNYLHVPDEVNYVLHFASPASPIDYLKYPIQTLKVGSLGTHKALGLAKEKDAIFLLASTSEVYGDPLIHPQSEEYWGNVNPVGPRGVYDEAKRFAEALTMAYHNFHNLNTRIVRIFNTYGSRMRLDDGRALPAFISQALKNEDITVFGDGSQTRSFCYVDDLVDGILKLLLSHETLPVNIGNPNEVTIENFAKEIIRLTNSKSKIVYRELPIDDPKVRQPDISKAKLILGWEPKVSREEGLRITLEYFKKELKQK from the coding sequence ATGAAAAAAAAAGTTGCTGTAGTTACTGGCGGTGTTGGATTTCTTGGTTCTCATCTTTGCGATAGATTAATTTTAGAAGGAATGAGGGTTATCTGCTTGGATAACCTTCTTACCGGAAGATTAAAAAATATTGAACATCTCATCTCCAACAAAAATTTTCAATTCATAAAACTCGACGTCACAAATTATCTTCATGTTCCGGATGAAGTAAATTATGTTCTGCATTTCGCTTCGCCTGCCAGTCCAATTGATTATCTAAAATATCCCATTCAAACATTAAAAGTCGGTTCATTAGGAACACATAAAGCTCTTGGTTTAGCTAAAGAAAAGGATGCAATATTTTTATTAGCTTCAACATCAGAAGTTTACGGAGATCCGCTTATTCATCCGCAAAGCGAAGAGTATTGGGGAAATGTAAATCCTGTTGGACCCCGGGGAGTTTATGATGAAGCAAAACGTTTTGCTGAAGCATTAACAATGGCTTATCATAACTTTCATAATCTTAATACAAGAATCGTTCGTATTTTTAACACTTATGGTTCAAGAATGCGCCTTGATGACGGACGTGCTCTACCGGCTTTTATTTCTCAAGCTTTGAAGAATGAAGATATTACGGTGTTTGGTGATGGCTCACAAACAAGAAGTTTCTGTTACGTTGATGATTTAGTAGATGGAATTCTTAAACTTCTTTTATCCCACGAAACATTACCTGTAAATATTGGTAACCCAAATGAAGTTACTATAGAGAATTTTGCTAAAGAAATAATTCGTTTAACTAATTCTAAAAGTAAAATTGTTTATAGAGAATTACCGATAGATGATCCAAAAGTTCGTCAACCTGATATCAGTAAAGCTAAATTAATATTAGGATGGGAACCGAAGGTCAGCAGGGAAGAAGGACTTAGAATTACTTTGGAATACTTTAAGAAGGAATTGAAACAAAAGTAG
- the groL gene encoding chaperonin GroEL (60 kDa chaperone family; promotes refolding of misfolded polypeptides especially under stressful conditions; forms two stacked rings of heptamers to form a barrel-shaped 14mer; ends can be capped by GroES; misfolded proteins enter the barrel where they are refolded when GroES binds) has protein sequence MAAKIVEYSSDARSSLKAGVDKLANAVKVTLGPKGRNVIIDKKFGAPTVTKDGVTVAKEIELENPVENMGAQMVREVASKTSDVAGDGTTTATVLAQAIYREGLKNVTAGANPMDLKRGIDLAVVKVIEFLKSSSKEVGGREEIAQVGSISANNDKTIGNLIADAMEKVGKDGVITVEESKSAETSLDVVEGMQFDRGYLSPYFVTNSESMEASLEDTYILIHDKKISAMKDLLPILEKIAQAGKQLLIIAEDLEGEALATLVVNKLRGTLKVCAVKAPGFGDRRKAMLEDIAVLTNGTVISEERGFKLENATLEYLGKAKKITVDKDNTTIVEGAGKSDDIKKRINEIKSQIEKTTSDYDKEKLQERLAKLSGGVAVLKIGAATEVEMKEKKARVEDALHATRAAVEEGIIAGGGVSMVRAIATLDKLQGENPDQNTGIKIIAKALEEPLKQIAANAGFEGAVVLNKVLEGKGDYGFNAASEKYENLIKSGVIDPTKVARTALENAASVSALLLTTEAVVYEKKEEKEAMPQMPHGGGMDGMY, from the coding sequence ATGGCAGCAAAAATCGTAGAATATAGCAGTGATGCTAGAAGTTCACTTAAAGCAGGTGTAGATAAACTAGCTAATGCAGTTAAAGTTACACTTGGACCTAAAGGAAGAAATGTAATTATTGACAAAAAATTCGGTGCACCAACAGTAACAAAAGACGGTGTCACAGTTGCGAAAGAAATCGAACTTGAAAACCCGGTTGAGAATATGGGCGCTCAAATGGTTCGAGAAGTTGCTTCAAAAACCAGCGATGTTGCCGGTGACGGAACAACCACAGCAACTGTTCTTGCACAAGCAATTTACCGTGAAGGATTAAAGAATGTAACAGCGGGAGCAAATCCAATGGATTTGAAACGCGGTATTGATCTCGCAGTTGTAAAAGTAATCGAATTTTTGAAATCAAGCAGTAAAGAAGTTGGCGGACGAGAAGAAATTGCTCAAGTTGGTTCTATCTCAGCGAACAACGACAAAACAATCGGTAACTTGATTGCTGATGCAATGGAAAAAGTTGGTAAAGATGGCGTCATCACAGTTGAAGAGAGCAAATCTGCAGAAACTTCTCTTGATGTTGTTGAAGGAATGCAGTTCGATCGCGGTTACCTATCACCATACTTCGTTACAAATTCAGAATCGATGGAAGCTTCTTTAGAAGATACATACATTTTAATCCACGATAAAAAAATCTCAGCTATGAAAGATCTTCTTCCTATTCTTGAAAAGATTGCTCAGGCAGGTAAACAACTTTTAATTATTGCTGAAGATCTTGAAGGTGAAGCTCTTGCAACATTGGTTGTAAATAAATTACGCGGTACATTAAAAGTCTGTGCTGTTAAAGCTCCTGGATTCGGAGATAGAAGAAAAGCTATGTTGGAAGATATTGCAGTTCTCACAAATGGGACTGTAATTTCCGAGGAACGCGGATTCAAACTTGAAAACGCTACACTTGAATATCTTGGCAAAGCTAAAAAGATCACTGTTGATAAAGACAATACAACAATTGTTGAAGGTGCAGGTAAATCCGACGACATCAAGAAAAGAATTAACGAAATCAAATCTCAGATCGAAAAGACAACTTCAGATTACGATAAAGAAAAATTACAGGAACGACTTGCAAAACTTTCCGGTGGTGTTGCTGTATTGAAGATCGGTGCAGCTACGGAAGTTGAAATGAAAGAGAAAAAAGCTCGTGTTGAAGACGCACTTCATGCAACACGTGCAGCAGTTGAAGAAGGTATTATTGCCGGTGGTGGAGTTTCTATGGTAAGAGCTATTGCTACTCTAGACAAACTACAAGGCGAGAATCCAGACCAGAATACCGGTATCAAGATCATCGCTAAAGCATTAGAAGAACCGTTAAAACAAATTGCTGCTAACGCTGGTTTTGAAGGTGCAGTAGTATTAAACAAAGTACTTGAAGGTAAAGGTGATTATGGATTTAATGCTGCGTCAGAAAAATATGAGAACTTAATCAAGAGTGGAGTTATAGACCCAACAAAGGTTGCAAGAACTGCGCTTGAAAATGCTGCATCAGTTTCTGCATTGTTACTAACAACTGAAGCTGTTGTTTACGAAAAGAAAGAAGAAAAAGAAGCAATGCCTCAGATGCCTCACGGCGGCGGTATGGACGGGATGTATTAA
- the groES gene encoding co-chaperone GroES yields MADFKIKPLGDRVIVKAKEAEETTKGGIILPDTAKEKPIEGTIVAVGAGKVTEEGKLVAMNVKVGDVVLYGKYSGTEIKIDGEEYLIMRESDVYGIVK; encoded by the coding sequence ATGGCAGATTTTAAAATCAAACCATTAGGCGACAGAGTAATTGTTAAAGCAAAAGAAGCAGAAGAAACTACCAAAGGAGGAATCATTCTTCCGGATACAGCAAAAGAAAAACCAATTGAAGGAACCATAGTTGCAGTTGGTGCAGGAAAAGTTACGGAAGAAGGTAAGCTTGTAGCAATGAATGTTAAAGTTGGAGATGTAGTCCTTTATGGTAAATATTCAGGTACAGAAATAAAAATTGATGGTGAAGAATATTTAATCATGCGCGAGAGCGATGTTTACGGAATAGTTAAATAA
- the purB gene encoding adenylosuccinate lyase: MIERYTRPEMGKIWNDQFKLETWLKVEILACEARAELGEISKSDLEQIKSKSNFDLKRVLEIEETTKHDVIAFLTNVAEYVGPASRHIHYGMTSSDVLDTALACQMKAAGELLLRNLYDLKQVLKKRALEHKKTICVGRSHGIHAEAYSMGLKFALWYEESKRNIERLQHAVDSVSTGKISGAVGTFEHLSPKVEEYVCKKLGLRPEPVATQVVQRDRHAEFLSVLAIIGSSLEKIAIEIRHLQRTEVLEAEEYFSKGQKGSSAMPHKRNPIVSERITGIARILRGNSIAALENVALWHERDISHSSVERVIIPDSCIALDYALGLTIKLIDNLIIYPKNMLKNLNLTRGLIFSQTVLLKLTEKGMLREDAYQVVQTSAMKVWEDSSKNLKDELLNSSEVKKFLSQKDIDELFDPDKLLKNVDYIFSRSIEMS; the protein is encoded by the coding sequence ATGATTGAAAGGTATACTCGTCCCGAGATGGGAAAAATTTGGAATGATCAATTCAAATTAGAAACTTGGTTGAAGGTTGAGATTCTTGCATGCGAAGCACGGGCAGAATTGGGAGAAATTTCAAAGTCTGACTTAGAACAAATAAAAAGTAAATCCAATTTCGATCTTAAACGAGTATTAGAAATTGAAGAGACTACAAAACACGATGTAATAGCCTTCTTAACAAATGTCGCTGAATATGTCGGTCCTGCTTCGCGGCACATTCATTATGGAATGACATCTTCCGATGTTTTAGATACTGCTCTTGCTTGTCAAATGAAAGCTGCGGGTGAATTACTATTAAGAAATCTATACGATCTAAAACAAGTTTTGAAAAAACGAGCTCTTGAACATAAAAAAACAATTTGCGTTGGAAGAAGTCATGGAATTCATGCAGAAGCTTATTCTATGGGTTTGAAATTTGCTCTCTGGTATGAAGAATCAAAAAGAAATATCGAACGTCTTCAGCATGCTGTTGATTCAGTAAGTACTGGAAAAATCTCCGGTGCAGTTGGTACGTTTGAACATCTTTCACCAAAGGTTGAAGAATATGTTTGTAAAAAACTCGGATTAAGACCTGAGCCCGTTGCAACCCAAGTTGTGCAAAGAGACCGTCATGCAGAATTTCTATCTGTTCTTGCAATAATTGGTTCTTCATTAGAAAAAATTGCAATTGAGATTCGACATCTTCAGAGGACAGAAGTCTTAGAAGCAGAAGAATATTTTTCGAAAGGACAAAAAGGTTCTTCTGCAATGCCGCATAAAAGAAATCCAATCGTGAGCGAGAGAATTACCGGCATTGCAAGAATTCTTCGCGGAAATTCTATTGCCGCTTTAGAGAATGTTGCACTTTGGCATGAGCGTGATATTTCTCACTCATCTGTTGAACGAGTTATTATTCCGGATTCATGTATTGCACTTGATTATGCTTTGGGTCTTACAATCAAACTAATAGATAATTTAATCATTTATCCGAAAAATATGTTGAAGAATCTTAATCTAACACGCGGACTAATTTTCTCTCAAACAGTTCTACTCAAACTAACTGAGAAAGGGATGTTGCGTGAAGACGCCTATCAAGTAGTTCAAACTTCAGCAATGAAAGTTTGGGAGGATTCATCTAAGAACCTCAAAGACGAACTATTGAATTCATCTGAAGTGAAAAAATTCCTATCCCAAAAAGATATTGATGAATTATTCGATCCGGATAAACTCTTGAAGAATGTTGATTATATTTTTTCAAGATCAATAGAAATGAGCTAA
- a CDS encoding trypsin-like peptidase domain-containing protein, translating into MNRLKHILFSSAVTLIIASVVFTIFIKNDSTGRDYLSSILNQPSSNYLQRQQMNSTLLNERQNIITKTVAEVSPAVVGINVTEIRQIRDYWSMDPFWRQFFGDRVYNQQIKSLGSGAIISPDGFILTNDHVAGNALEAIVTLTDGSQYNAKFIGTDPTSDICLLKIDAKNLPYIRLGNSEDIMPGEWAIALGNPFGLFDINDKPTVTVGVISATGMNLGTDNNRYYVNMLQTDAAINSGNSGGPLVNAVGDLIGMNTLILQSQDAQRYGLNLGSIGVGFAIPVNKIKKVVAEIKEKGKVDRDFWTGLSILTINESIAKTYNLKSSRGVVVTQIAKNSPASKAGLLIEDIITSVNDFRINDETTLIGILQEYRTGDEVKIKILRDGKEQIHSMKLEKK; encoded by the coding sequence ATGAACAGATTAAAACATATTCTATTCTCATCTGCTGTTACTTTAATTATAGCATCTGTTGTTTTTACAATCTTTATCAAGAATGATTCAACAGGGCGTGATTATCTCAGTTCAATCTTAAATCAACCCTCATCAAATTATTTACAACGTCAGCAAATGAATTCTACATTATTAAATGAAAGACAAAATATTATTACAAAAACTGTTGCAGAAGTTAGTCCGGCTGTTGTTGGAATTAATGTTACTGAGATTCGCCAAATACGGGATTACTGGAGTATGGATCCTTTCTGGCGGCAATTTTTTGGTGATCGAGTTTATAATCAACAAATAAAAAGTTTAGGAAGCGGCGCTATCATTTCTCCCGATGGATTTATTTTGACAAACGATCACGTTGCAGGCAATGCACTCGAAGCAATTGTAACACTAACAGACGGCAGCCAATATAACGCAAAATTTATCGGCACTGATCCAACGTCTGATATTTGCTTATTAAAAATTGATGCGAAGAATCTTCCATACATCAGACTTGGTAATTCTGAAGACATTATGCCCGGCGAATGGGCTATAGCTCTTGGCAATCCGTTTGGATTATTCGATATAAATGATAAACCTACTGTAACTGTTGGAGTGATCAGTGCAACCGGTATGAATTTAGGGACTGATAACAATCGCTACTATGTAAATATGCTTCAGACAGATGCAGCAATTAACAGCGGAAACAGTGGCGGACCTTTAGTAAATGCTGTTGGTGATTTGATTGGAATGAATACTCTTATATTACAATCACAAGATGCTCAAAGGTATGGTCTAAATTTAGGAAGTATTGGAGTTGGTTTTGCTATTCCGGTAAACAAAATCAAAAAAGTTGTTGCTGAAATAAAAGAAAAAGGAAAAGTGGATCGTGATTTTTGGACAGGATTAAGTATACTTACAATAAATGAATCAATAGCAAAAACTTATAACTTAAAATCATCAAGAGGAGTAGTGGTTACACAGATAGCAAAGAATTCACCTGCATCTAAAGCCGGACTTTTAATTGAAGATATTATTACTTCCGTCAATGATTTCAGGATTAATGATGAGACTACTTTGATCGGTATTCTTCAGGAATACAGAACCGGTGATGAAGTCAAAATAAAAATATTGAGAGATGGAAAAGAACAAATCCATTCGATGAAATTGGAGAAGAAATAA
- a CDS encoding glycerol-3-phosphate acyltransferase has product MNYLISLTIGYLIGSFPTAFIILRKSHGLDITQTGSGNVGALNSFRITKSKRIFLLILIIDFLKGFLSAILTILLFGPEFIFPMLSITAAVLSHCYSPWLNLKGGKGLATATGGSLGLSIPVIVIWIFMWSVLYQFRRDINFASVYASIMTAVSSVFGFSVMNKFSYFHARSNFEFGFLVSVVMLIIISKHSSPLKERLMKKK; this is encoded by the coding sequence ATGAATTACTTAATAAGTTTAACAATCGGATATTTAATTGGTTCTTTTCCAACTGCGTTTATTATTTTAAGAAAATCTCATGGTTTGGATATTACCCAAACCGGTTCCGGAAATGTAGGAGCATTAAATTCATTTCGAATAACAAAATCAAAACGGATTTTTTTACTAATTTTAATTATAGATTTTTTAAAAGGGTTCCTAAGTGCAATACTCACAATCTTATTATTTGGACCTGAATTTATTTTCCCTATGCTTAGCATTACCGCAGCAGTATTATCACATTGTTATTCTCCATGGCTCAATTTAAAAGGCGGTAAAGGTTTAGCAACTGCTACTGGCGGTTCACTCGGTTTATCAATTCCGGTTATTGTAATATGGATTTTTATGTGGAGTGTCCTTTATCAATTTCGTAGAGATATTAATTTTGCAAGTGTTTATGCTTCGATTATGACAGCAGTCTCTTCTGTGTTTGGTTTTTCAGTCATGAATAAATTTTCTTATTTTCATGCCCGCAGCAATTTTGAATTTGGATTTTTAGTATCTGTAGTGATGTTAATTATAATCTCCAAACACTCATCCCCTTTAAAAGAAAGATTAATGAAAAAAAAATAA